One stretch of Chaetodon auriga isolate fChaAug3 chromosome 18, fChaAug3.hap1, whole genome shotgun sequence DNA includes these proteins:
- the alkal2a gene encoding aLK and LTK ligand 2a → MSGLRRHFSMGLVLLMCALTSHYGESAPSAAPAAAAGGRDAQQDLRRIVEIMKHVEESRGRHSVKTDAPSTSRARTSAVEPTDLRNSKTSRGERAVVVFPRDLRKKEKFLKHITGPLYFSPKCRKHVYRLYHHTRDCTIPAYFKRCARLLTRLAGSPQCTEG, encoded by the exons ATGAGCGGACTGCGCAGGCACTTCAGCATGGGCCTGGTGCTACTGATGTGCGCGCTAACCAGCCACTACGGCGAGAGCGCGCCCTCGGCGGCTCCGGCGGCCGCTGCGGGCGGCAGGGACGCGCAGCAGGACTTGAGGCGGATAGTGGAGATCATGAAACACGTGGAGGAGAGCCGGGGTCGTCACAGCGTGAAAACGGATGCCCCGTCAACATCGCGTGCGAGGACCTCTGCGGTGGAACCAACAGATTTACGCAACTCCAAAACAAGCAGAGGGGAAAGGGCTGTCG ttGTATTCCCCAGAGACCtcagaaagaaggagaaatTCCTAAAACATATAACAG GTCCGCTCTACTTCAGCCCCAAGTGCAGGAAGCATGTGTACAGACTCTACCACCACACCAGAGACTGCACAATACCTGCAT ACTTCAAACGATGTGCGCGGCTTCTCACACGCCTCGCCGGCAGCCCGCAGTGCACAGAGGGGTAG
- the acp1 gene encoding low molecular weight phosphotyrosine protein phosphatase isoform X2, whose product MATNGAKSVLFVCLGNICRSPIAEAVFRKMATDAGVVDKWVIDSGATSDWNIGSSPDARGLACLRKHGIETSHRARQVTREDFMSFEYILCMDESNLSELNRKAKSATNSQAKIELLGSYDPENQRIIKDPYYGSDEDFEKVYQQCVRCCKAFLERNS is encoded by the exons ATGGCGACTAATGGTGCGAAGTCGGTGTTGTTCGTTTGCTTGG GGAATATTTGCAGATCCCCCATTGCTGAAGCCGTCTTCAGGAAGATGGCCACAGATGCAGGCGTTGTTGATAAG TGGGTCATAGACAGTGGTGCCACATCCGACTGGAATATAGGCAGCTCACCGGACGCCCGTGGTCTGGCCTGCCTAAGGAAGCATGGCATTGAGACAAGCCACAGGGCCCGACAG GTGACCAGGGAAGATTTCATGAGCTTTGAGTACATTCTCTGCATGGACGAGAGCAACTTGAG TGAATTGAACAGGAAAGCAAAGTCGGCGACAAACTCCCAAGCAAAGATTGAGCTTCTGGGTTCGTACGACCCCGAGAACCAGCGCATCATCAAAGACCCGTATTAC GGGAGTGACGAAGACTTTGAGAAGGTGTACCAGCAGTGTGTACGCTGCTGCAAAGCATTTCTGGAGAGGAACTCCTAA
- the acp1 gene encoding low molecular weight phosphotyrosine protein phosphatase isoform X1 gives MATNGAKSVLFVCLGNICRSPIAEAVFRKMATDAGVVDKWRIDSAATSTYEIGNPPDHRGQACMKSHDVPMRHVARQVTREDFMSFEYILCMDESNLSELNRKAKSATNSQAKIELLGSYDPENQRIIKDPYYGSDEDFEKVYQQCVRCCKAFLERNS, from the exons ATGGCGACTAATGGTGCGAAGTCGGTGTTGTTCGTTTGCTTGG GGAATATTTGCAGATCCCCCATTGCTGAAGCCGTCTTCAGGAAGATGGCCACAGATGCAGGCGTTGTTGATAAG TGGAGGATAGACAGTGCTGCCACCTCCACCTATGAGATAGGAAACCCTCCAGACCACCGCGGTCAAGCCTGCATGAAGAGCCATGACGTGCCCATGAGGCATGTGGCCAGGCAG GTGACCAGGGAAGATTTCATGAGCTTTGAGTACATTCTCTGCATGGACGAGAGCAACTTGAG TGAATTGAACAGGAAAGCAAAGTCGGCGACAAACTCCCAAGCAAAGATTGAGCTTCTGGGTTCGTACGACCCCGAGAACCAGCGCATCATCAAAGACCCGTATTAC GGGAGTGACGAAGACTTTGAGAAGGTGTACCAGCAGTGTGTACGCTGCTGCAAAGCATTTCTGGAGAGGAACTCCTAA